The genomic window CATCTGCGCGTCGTTCTGCGGCGTCTTGTAGACCCAGCGGCGCTTGCCGTCGACCGGGTCGACGATGGCGCGCGACGCGGACATCGAGATCATCGGCGTCTCGGCCTCGGCGGCGACGTCGATCATCGCCAGCGAAGCCGGCGTGATGGTCGAGCCGATGATCACGTCGACCTTCTCCTCGGCGACGAACTTCTTCGCGTTCTTCACCGCGGTGGTGGTGTCGGAGGCGTCGTCGAGCAGCACGATCTTCACCTTCTGGCCGGCGATGGTCTGCGGCACCAGCGCGAAGGTGTTCTTCTCGGGAATGCCGAGCGAGGCGGCGGGACCGGTCGCCGACACGGTAACGCCGACGGTGATGTCGGCGAACGCGGCGGCGGCGGGAAGGGCAAGCAGCAGGGTAGCGATCAGCTTCTTTTGTTTCATCATGGTCTCCTCCAGAATGAACTGCATCGATCCTTCGAATTCAGGGCTTCGCGGCTACTCGGCGTCCGGCTGGTTCTCCGGGGCGGCGGCGACAAAAGCCGGCAGCGTACGACATTCCGCGTCGATGCGCACCACCGTCGGCACGTGGTCGAGGCGGCAACCGAAACGACGGGCGTTGAACACCTGCGGCACCAGGCAGCAGTCGGCGAGCGTCGGATGGCCGCCGTGGCAGAACTTCCAGCTCTCCGGGTTGCCGGCGACGCGCGCCTCGACCGCAGCCAGGCCGACCTCGACCCAGTGCCGGTACCAGGCGAGCTTCTGCTCCTCGGAAACACCCAGCTCGCCGGTCAGGTACTTGAGCACGCGCAGGTTGTTGATCGGGTGGATCTCGCAGGCGACGTCGAGCGCGATCGCCCGCACCCGCGCGCGCGCCGCCGGGTCGGGCGGCAGCAGCGGCGGATAGGGATAGGCCTCGTCGAGGTACTCGATGATCGCCAGCGACTGCGACAGGTTGAGGTCGCGGTCGACCAGCGCCGGTACCGCGCCGGCCGGGTTCACGCGCCGGTAGTCGTCCTTCAGGTGCTGGCCGCCGTCCTTCACCAGATGCACCGGCACCGCCTCGTAGGCGAGGTTCTTCAAGTTGAGGGCGATGCGCACGCGGTAGGCGGCCGAGCTGCGGAAGTAGGTATAGAGCTTCAACATCGTCAGCCCGGGTACTTTTCGACGCGCTGGTCGATGGCGCCGAAGATCGTCGCGCCGGCGGCGTCAAACATCTCGATCCGCACGCGGTCGCCGAAGCGCATGAACGGCGTTTTCGGCTGGCCGTCGGCGATGGTTTCCAGGCAGCGCTTCTCGGCCAGGCAGCCGGAGCCAGTGCTGCGGTCGACGTTGGAGACGGTGCCCGAGCCGACGATCGAGCCGGCCTCCAGCTCGCGCGTCTTCGCCACGTGCGCGATCAGCTGGCCGAAGTCGAAGGTCATGTCGACGCCGGCATTGGGCCGACCGAACAGCTCGCCGTTGAGATGCACGACCAGCGGCAGGTACAGCTTGCCGCCGTCCCAGGCCGTGCCCAGTTCGTCCGGCGTCACGGCGACCGGCGAGAACGCGGTGGCCGGCTTCGACTGGAAGAAACCGAAGCCCTTGGCCAGCTCGGCCGGGATCAGGTTCCTGAGCGACACGTCGTTGGCCAGCATCAGCAGCCGGATCTGCCGGCGACCCTCGGCCGGCGTCGCGCCCATCGCCACGTCGCCGGTGACGACGGCGACTTCGGCCTCGAAGTCGATGCCCCAGGCCTCGTCGCGGGCGAGGATGGCGTCGCGCGGTCCGACGAAGGAGTCGGAGCCGCCCTGGTACATCAGCGGATCGGTCCAGAATTCGGGCGGCATGTCGGCGCCGCGCGCCTTCCGCACGAGCTCGACGTGATTGACGTAGGCCGAGCCGTCGGCCCACTGGTAGGCGCGCGGCAGCGGGCTGTGGCAGGCCGCCGGGTCGAAGGGCTCGGCGTGGCGCGCGGCGCCGTTGTTCAGCGCGGCATAGACCTCGGCGAGCTGCGGCGCGACCGCCTCCCAGTCGTCGAGCGCCGCCTGCAGCGTACGCACGATGCCCGGCACCGGCTGGCAGCGCGCCAGCTCGCGGTCGACGACGACCAGCGTGCCGTCGCGCCCTCCCCGTTTCAGCGTTGCGAGTTTCATCGTTCCCGGCTCATCCGCTCAGTATGTTTCGCGCATTGTCCGCGCATTTTCCCGCCGCCGGCTTACACCGGCTTGACGTCATTCCCCGGCATAGCTGCCATCGTGCATCCAGCGCGCGTGCTGCGGCGCCTGCTTCGTCTTCGCCCATTCGTTCAGCATGTCCCACTTCACGTCGTCGAGCATCTTCGCCATCGTCGGCGTCGCGGTGTTCGCGGCGAGCTCGAGGCGATGCCCGCTGGGGTCGAAGAAGTAGATCGACTTGAAGATGGTGTGGTCGGTCGGCCCGACCACCTCGATGCCGTCGGCCTCGAGCTTCGCCTTCACGGCGAGCAGCGTGTCGACCGAATCGACTTCCAGCGCCAGGTGCTGCGTCCACGCCGGCGTGTTCGGGTCGCGCCCCATCGGCGGCTTGGTCGGCAGCTCGAAGAAGGCGAGCACGTTGCCGCCGCCGGCATCGAGAAAGATGTGCATGTACGGGTCCGGCTCCCTCGTCGACGGCACCTCGTTCTCGGCGATCGCCAGGATGAAGCGCATGTCGAGGTACTTGCCGTACCACTCGACGGTTTCCTTGGCGTCCTTGCAGCGGTACGCGACGTGGTGGATCTTCTTGACCAGCATGGCGCTCTCCTTCGCGTCAGACGGCGCCTTCACGCGCCTTGGCCAGCGCCTCGCGCAGCACCGACAGGTCGCCGATGTGGTTGGCCAGCAGCAGGATCAGCTGCGCGTTGAGCATCGCGCTCTGCGCGTCGTCGAGGTCGCGGTGCGCGTCGATCAGCATCTCGTAGAAATCGTCGCCGGGCGAGAAGGCGCGGAAGTAGCGCTTGCCGGGTTCGGCGAAGTTCGGGGTCAGCGTCAGGGGCATGGCAATTCCTCCGCTCAGGCGTTGCAGGTGGCACGCGCGACCGCGGCGCGCACCTTGTGGGCGTCGAACCGGCGCCAGCGGGCGACGACGTGCTGGTCCGGGCGCAGCAGGTAGACGCTGCCCTCGCGCGCGTCGTAGCGCTTGGCGACGAGGTGCATCAGGTCGTGCAGCACGCGCGCGCCATCGACGCTGCCGGCCTTCTCGGAAACGACGACCGGCTCGACCGGCAGCGCATCGACGGTCAGCTCGCGCAGGCGCTCGAGCCTGTCGCCGAGGCGCTCGGCGACGTCGGTGAAGTACAGCAGCTGAAAGCCCCGGCCGCCGATCTGGTCGAGCAGCCAGCCCTTGCTGCCGTCGGCCAGCCCGACCGGCGCGTCGTCCATCGGCGCGCCCGGCACCATGCGGCCGGCGAACTCGTCCTCGTCCGCGGTGTTCAGCGGCGAATCGACGAGGAAAGCGGGCACCGACAGGCGCCCGGAGTTGACCAGCGCGCGGCCGAAGGCATGGTGCTCGGCGAGCGTCAGCACGGCGTTGCGGAACAGCCGCGAGGTGTTGCTCTTCGGCGTGATGAAGTCGGTCGAGCGCGTCGAGTTCAGGATGTTCTCGTCGGCGGCGGCGACGCGCTCCGAGGAATAGCTGTCGAGCAGTTTTTCCGGCGCCTTGCCGTCGATCACCAGCTTCAGCTTCCAGACCAGGTTGTCGGTGTCCTGGATGCCGGAGTTGGCGCCGCGCGCGCCGAACGGGGAGACCTGGTGCGCGGCGTCGCCGACGAAAAGCACGCGGCCATGGCGGAATTCCTGCATGCGCCGGCACTGGAAGGTGTAGACGCTGACCCACTCCAGCTCGAACTCGCGCTCGTCGCCGAGCATCGCCTTGATCCGCGGGATCACCTTCTCCGGCTTCTTCTCCTCCTCCGGGTCGGCATTCCAGCCGAGCTGGAAGTCGATGCGCCAGACGTTGTCGGCCTGCCGGTGCAGCAGCACCGACTGTCCGGGATGGAAGGGCGGGTCGAACCAGAACCAGCGCTCGGCCGGAAAGTCGGCCTTCATCACGACGTCGGCGATCAGGAAGCGGTCGTGGAAGATCTTGCCCTCGACCTCGAGCCCCATCAGCTTGCGGATCGGGCTCTTCGCGCCGTCGGCGGCGATCAGCCAGTCGGCCTCGATGCCGTAGGTGCCGTCCGGCGTCTCGATCGTCAGCCGGACCTGGTCGGACATGCGCTGCACCGAGACGACACGGTTCTTCCAGCGCAGGTCGACGCCGAGCTCGACGCAGCGCTCGACCAGGTACTGCTCGAGGTAATACTGCTGCAGGTTGATCATCCCCGGCCGCTTGTGGTCCGGTTCCGGCAGCAGGTTGAAGTTGAACACCTCCTCCTCGTGGAAGAAGGTGCGGCCGACGTTCCACGACACGCCCTTGGCGCAGACGCGCTCGCCGACGCCGAGGCGGTCGAGGATCTCCAGCGCGCGCTTGGCGTAACAGACGCCGCGCGAGCCGATCGAGACGGTGTCGTCCTCGTCGAGCAGCACCACCGGGATGCCGTGCAGCCGGCAGTCGATCGCCGCCGCCAGGCCGACCGGGCCGGCGCCGACGATGACCACCGGATAGCGGCGGGCGACGCGCTCCTTCTGCTCCTGCGGCTGCACGTAGGCGAACTTCGGATACGTGTAGGTCTTCAGCATCTTGTCTCCTCCCTCCCTCTGCCGGGGAAATCAGGTGTTGCCGAACTGCGTTGTACGGGGGTCAGTCCTGCAGCGCGTGCCACATCTCCCGGTCGCGCTCCGCGGTCCAGATGCGCGGGTCGCGGATGCCGGAGGCCTCATCATAGGCCCGCGTCACGTCGAAGGGGAGGCAGTGCTCGTAGATGAAGACCTGCGCGAAGTCCGGGTCCATGACCTTGCGCGTGTGCGCCATCGCCGCCTTCAGGTCCATGCCGGCGGCGACCGCCTCCTGCGCGCTGCGGTAGAGCGCGCTGACGAAGGCGCGGGTGTAGGCCAGCCCCTGCTGCACCTGTTCCGGCGTCTTCAGCGCCGGGCCGCGGCCCGGCACCAGCTTGTCGGCGCCGAGCGCAGACAGCCTGTCGAGCGTCTGCGGCCAGTCGGCGAGGTAGGCGTCGCCGGTGTAGCAGGCGGCGTCGTACTCGACCAGGTCGCCGGAGAACAGCACCTGCTGCTGCGGCAGCCAGACGACGGTGTCGCCCTTGGTGTGGCCGCGTCCGAGCTGCATGATCTTCACTTCGAGCTTGCCCAGCCACAGCGTCATCTCGCCCTGGAAAGCGATCGTCGGCCAGGTCAGCCCGGGCACCGACTCGACGGCGTTGAACAGGCGCGGGAAGCGGCCGATCTCGGAGGCCATGTCCTCTTTGCCGCGCTCGACGATCAGGTCGTAGGTATCCTGGCTGGCGATGATCTGCTGCAGCCCCTCGCCCTGGTAGCCGGAGGCGCCGAGCACGCGCACCGCGTGGTAGTGGGTCAGCGTCACGTACTTGATCGGCTTGTCGGTGATCGTGCGCACGTGGCGGATCACGTCCTGCGCCATCACCGGCGTCGCGGTGGCGTCGATGATCATCACCGCGTCGTCGCCGACGACGACGCCGGTGTTCGGGTCGCCCTCGGCGGTGTAGGCCCAGGCGTTGTCGGAGAGCTGCTCGAAGCTGACCCTCTTTTCTTCGAGGTCGGCCTGCGAGGCGAAGGCTTTGCTGTTCATGCGGAGACTCCGGGAAATTTCACGGCTGGACCAAAGATAAACTCCGATTTGATAATAGTCAATCAGTTTGTTAGTTGCTAACATAACAAAAACGACGACGCCCGCCCGGAGGGTAGAATGCCGCGACCGAAACGTGACAACTCCGCACAACCGAAGAGCCTCCCCATGGAAAAACCCCAGCGCGGCATCCAGTCGATCGAGGTCGGCGGCCGCCTGCTCACCACATTGGCCGAAGTCGGCGAGCCGATGACGCTGAAGGATCTGGCGCAGCAGTCAGACATGCCGGCAGCCAAGGCCCACCCCTACCTGGTCAGTTTCGGCAAGCTCGGCCTGGTCGAGCAGGATGCCGCCTCGTCGCGCTACGAGCTCGGGCCGCTGGCGCTGCAGCTCGGGCTGGCCTGCCTGCGCCGGCTGAACCCGGTGCGCCTCGGCACCCACGCGGCGACCGCGCTCGCCGAAGAGCTGCACCAGACCGTCGCGCTCGCCGTCTGGGGCAACGCCGGCCCGACCATCGTGCACATCGAGGAATCGTCGCACCCGATCCACATCAACATGCGCACCGGCACCGTGATGTCGCTGTTCAAGACGGCGACCGGCCGCGTCTTCGCCGCCTACCTGCCGGACAAGGTGATCGAGCACTACATCGACACCGCGTCGCACCACTCCTTCGCCTACCCGAAGAGCGACCTGCGCCCGTCGTGGAAGGCGATGCAGAAGACGCTGAAGGAGATCCGCGCGCACGGCATGGCGCAGGTGGTCAGCGAGCCGCTGCCGGGGATCAACGCGCTGTCGGCGCCGGTGTTCGACCACGAGGGGCATCTGGCGCTGGTGATCACCGTCCTCGGCCCGACCGCACTGTTCGACCCGGCGCTCGACGGCGACAACGCCGGCGCGCTGCGCGCCTGCTGCGCCGAACTGTCGCACCGCCTCGGCTACGCGCCGGAGTAGCCCCGCCTCAATCGATGCCGACGAACGGCGCGTCGCCGCGCCGTTCGCGCGCCGCGGCGACCGCGCGCGCCAGCCGCTCGCGCATGCGCTGCCAGTGGCCGCCCTCCCAGAACACCTTGCCGCAGGCGTCGCAGGTCGAGAAGCGCCGCTGCCGCGCGCGTACGTCCGGCGGCAGTTCCGCCGCCGCCACCTCGTCCGTCGTCGCCGCGCGCAGCGGCGCGTTGCAGTCGAGACAGCGCGAGAACGGGCGCAGGCCGTCAGCGAGGTCGAGCCGCGCCAGCACCTCGGCGAGCTGCGCGTCCGGCCGCTGCGCGTGCACGTAGCAGCCGTGCGTCAGATCGCGGCGCAGCAGCAGGTCGCGGTCGCGGCTCAACACGATGCGCCGCTCGGCGAGCGCGACGCGGACGATCTCGTCGTCGCCGACGTGGTTGTCGTAGCGCGTGTCGAAGCCGGCCAGCCGCAGCAGGCGGGCGAGCGCGCCGAGATGCGCGTCGGCGAAGAAGCGGGT from Azospira restricta includes these protein-coding regions:
- a CDS encoding IclR family transcriptional regulator is translated as MEKPQRGIQSIEVGGRLLTTLAEVGEPMTLKDLAQQSDMPAAKAHPYLVSFGKLGLVEQDAASSRYELGPLALQLGLACLRRLNPVRLGTHAATALAEELHQTVALAVWGNAGPTIVHIEESSHPIHINMRTGTVMSLFKTATGRVFAAYLPDKVIEHYIDTASHHSFAYPKSDLRPSWKAMQKTLKEIRAHGMAQVVSEPLPGINALSAPVFDHEGHLALVITVLGPTALFDPALDGDNAGALRACCAELSHRLGYAPE
- a CDS encoding fumarylacetoacetate hydrolase family protein gives rise to the protein MKLATLKRGGRDGTLVVVDRELARCQPVPGIVRTLQAALDDWEAVAPQLAEVYAALNNGAARHAEPFDPAACHSPLPRAYQWADGSAYVNHVELVRKARGADMPPEFWTDPLMYQGGSDSFVGPRDAILARDEAWGIDFEAEVAVVTGDVAMGATPAEGRRQIRLLMLANDVSLRNLIPAELAKGFGFFQSKPATAFSPVAVTPDELGTAWDGGKLYLPLVVHLNGELFGRPNAGVDMTFDFGQLIAHVAKTRELEAGSIVGSGTVSNVDRSTGSGCLAEKRCLETIADGQPKTPFMRFGDRVRIEMFDAAGATIFGAIDQRVEKYPG
- a CDS encoding DUF2783 domain-containing protein translates to MPLTLTPNFAEPGKRYFRAFSPGDDFYEMLIDAHRDLDDAQSAMLNAQLILLLANHIGDLSVLREALAKAREGAV
- a CDS encoding Mut7-C RNAse domain-containing protein, yielding MASAPPVTAVFRFYAELNDFVARERRFGDSAFAVAADATVKHAVEALGVPHTEIELILVNGAPVDFAHRLRDGDRVSVYPLFEALDVTPLLRLRPQPLRDTRFFADAHLGALARLLRLAGFDTRYDNHVGDDEIVRVALAERRIVLSRDRDLLLRRDLTHGCYVHAQRPDAQLAEVLARLDLADGLRPFSRCLDCNAPLRAATTDEVAAAELPPDVRARQRRFSTCDACGKVFWEGGHWQRMRERLARAVAAARERRGDAPFVGID
- a CDS encoding MBL fold metallo-hydrolase codes for the protein MNSKAFASQADLEEKRVSFEQLSDNAWAYTAEGDPNTGVVVGDDAVMIIDATATPVMAQDVIRHVRTITDKPIKYVTLTHYHAVRVLGASGYQGEGLQQIIASQDTYDLIVERGKEDMASEIGRFPRLFNAVESVPGLTWPTIAFQGEMTLWLGKLEVKIMQLGRGHTKGDTVVWLPQQQVLFSGDLVEYDAACYTGDAYLADWPQTLDRLSALGADKLVPGRGPALKTPEQVQQGLAYTRAFVSALYRSAQEAVAAGMDLKAAMAHTRKVMDPDFAQVFIYEHCLPFDVTRAYDEASGIRDPRIWTAERDREMWHALQD
- the maiA gene encoding maleylacetoacetate isomerase, which codes for MKLYTYFRSSAAYRVRIALNLKNLAYEAVPVHLVKDGGQHLKDDYRRVNPAGAVPALVDRDLNLSQSLAIIEYLDEAYPYPPLLPPDPAARARVRAIALDVACEIHPINNLRVLKYLTGELGVSEEQKLAWYRHWVEVGLAAVEARVAGNPESWKFCHGGHPTLADCCLVPQVFNARRFGCRLDHVPTVVRIDAECRTLPAFVAAAPENQPDAE
- a CDS encoding FAD-dependent oxidoreductase — its product is MLKTYTYPKFAYVQPQEQKERVARRYPVVIVGAGPVGLAAAIDCRLHGIPVVLLDEDDTVSIGSRGVCYAKRALEILDRLGVGERVCAKGVSWNVGRTFFHEEEVFNFNLLPEPDHKRPGMINLQQYYLEQYLVERCVELGVDLRWKNRVVSVQRMSDQVRLTIETPDGTYGIEADWLIAADGAKSPIRKLMGLEVEGKIFHDRFLIADVVMKADFPAERWFWFDPPFHPGQSVLLHRQADNVWRIDFQLGWNADPEEEKKPEKVIPRIKAMLGDEREFELEWVSVYTFQCRRMQEFRHGRVLFVGDAAHQVSPFGARGANSGIQDTDNLVWKLKLVIDGKAPEKLLDSYSSERVAAADENILNSTRSTDFITPKSNTSRLFRNAVLTLAEHHAFGRALVNSGRLSVPAFLVDSPLNTADEDEFAGRMVPGAPMDDAPVGLADGSKGWLLDQIGGRGFQLLYFTDVAERLGDRLERLRELTVDALPVEPVVVSEKAGSVDGARVLHDLMHLVAKRYDAREGSVYLLRPDQHVVARWRRFDAHKVRAAVARATCNA
- a CDS encoding VOC family protein — encoded protein: MLVKKIHHVAYRCKDAKETVEWYGKYLDMRFILAIAENEVPSTREPDPYMHIFLDAGGGNVLAFFELPTKPPMGRDPNTPAWTQHLALEVDSVDTLLAVKAKLEADGIEVVGPTDHTIFKSIYFFDPSGHRLELAANTATPTMAKMLDDVKWDMLNEWAKTKQAPQHARWMHDGSYAGE